In one Trichosurus vulpecula isolate mTriVul1 chromosome 8, mTriVul1.pri, whole genome shotgun sequence genomic region, the following are encoded:
- the ADRA2A gene encoding alpha-2A adrenergic receptor — translation MLHQEHPLAEGSFAPMGSLQPDSGNGSLNGTGSWQTPYSLQVTLTLVSLVGLLMLLTVFGNVLVIIAVFTSRALKAPQNLFLVSLASADILVATLVIPFSLANEVMGYWYFGKVWCEIYLALDVLFCTSSIVHLCAISLDRYWSISQAIEYNLKRTPRRIKAIIFTVWVISAVISFPPLISIEKKGGGEQVEPLCVINDQKWYVVSSSIGSFFAPCLIMILVYVRIYQIAKRRTRVPPSRRSNGSEAAERRPNGLPDRGGGEGQPLPAKLNGAGEPVPAEPEVNGLDLEESSSSEHAEQTPGTPGPRKGERAPRGKSKTKMSQVKPGDSLPRRGGEEERGAKASRWRGRQNREKRFTFVLAVVIGVFVVCWFPFFFTYTLTAVCCSVPRTLFKFFFWFGYCNSSLNPIIYTIFNHDFRRAFKKILCRVDRKRIV, via the coding sequence ATGTTACATCAGGAGCACCCGCTGGCGGAGGGGAGTTTCGCCCCTATGGGGTCCCTTCAGCCGGACTCCGGCAATGGAAGCTTAAACGGAACTGGGTCCTGGCAGACCCCTTATTCACTGCAGGTGACCCTGACTCTGGTCAGCTTGGTTGGGCTGCTCATGCTGCTAACTGTGTTCGGCAACGTACTGGTCATCATCGCGGTGTTCACCAGTCGAGCCCTCAAGGCGCCCCAGAACCTGTTCTTGGTGTCTCTGGCCTCAGCTGACATCCTTGTGGCCACGCTGGTCATCCCTTTTTCATTGGCCAACGAGGTGATGGGTTACTGGTACTTTGGCAAGGTGTGGTGTGAAATCTACCTGGCGCTGGACGTACTCTTCTGTACGTCCAGCATTGTGCACCTGTGCGCCATCAGCCTAGATCGCTACTGGTCCATCAGTCAAGCGATCGAGTACAACCTGAAGCGAACACCCCGACGCATCAAGGCCATCATCTTCACCGTGTGGGTCATCTCGGCTGTCATTTCCTTCCCACCCCTCATCTCCATCGAGAAGAAGGGTGGTGGCGAGCAGGTGGAGCCCCTGTGTGTGATCAACGACCAGAAgtggtatgttgtctcctcctctATCGGTTCTTTCTTTGCCCCCTGCCTCATCATGATCCTAGTGTACGTACGCATCTACCAGATAGCCAAGCGTCGCACCCGGGTGCCGCCCAGCCGGCGCAGCAACGGCAGCGAGGCTGCTGAGCGCCGTCCCAACGGGCTTCCAGAccgagggggtggggagggtcagCCTCTGCCCGCCAAGCTCAATGGGGCGGGAGAACCAGTCCCAGCTGAGCCGGAGGTGAATGGTCTGGACTTGGAGGAAAGCTCCTCATCAGAGCACGCAGAGCAGACGCCCGGCACCCCTGGCCCCCGGAAAGGGGAGCGGGCCCCCAGGGGGAAAAGCAAGACAAAAATGAGCCAGGTGAAGCCCGGTGACAGCCTGCCGCGGAGAGGTGGTGAAGAAGAGCGGGGTGCTAAAGCGTCTCGCTGGCGAGGGCGCCAGAACCGTGAGAAGCGCTTCACCTTTGTGCTAGCCGTAGTGATCGGGGTCTTTGTGGTCTGTTGGTTTCCCTTCTTCTTCACCTACACGCTCACCGCAGTCTGCTGCTCGGTCCCCCGCACCCTCTTCAAGTTCTTCTTCTGGTTTGGTTACTGCAACAGCTCCCTGAACCCGATAATCTACACAATCTTCAACCATGACTTCCGCCGGGCCTTCAAGAAAATCCTCTGCCGGGTGGATAGGAAACGCATCGTGTGA